The genomic DNA TGACAGGCCGTCGAACGGGACGGCGTCGCCCGAGGGCGAAGGCGAGGAGCCGCGAACGGAACGGTCGATGCTCGAGGAGGAGGCGACGGACGCCGACGAAGCCGAACGAGAGATCGAAAACCGACACGAACGAGGTCGCGAGGGGGGCCGCGAGCACGGCGGTCACGGTCGCGACGATCACGAAGGCCACGACGACGGCGATCACGGCCACGGCGGCATGCACGAGGGCCACGAACGGATGTTCCGCCGGCGCTTTTTCGTCTCGACGCTGCTGTCGATTCCGGTCCTCCTCTACAGCGAGATGCTGCAGGACTGGCTCGGGTTTTCCGTCCCGGCGTTTCCCGGAAGCGAGTGGATCAATCCGGTCTTCGCGGTCGTCGTCTTCGCGTACGGCGGCGTGCCGTTCCTCCGGATGGCCGTCCCCGAACTGCGGAAGCGCTCGCCGGGGATGATGACGCTCATCTCGATGGCGATCACGGTCGCGTTCGTCTACAGCCTCGCGAGCGTCGTCCTGCCGACCGAGTCGGCGTTCTTCTGGGAGCTCGTGACGCTGATCGACATCATGCTGCTCGGTCATTGGATCGAGATGCGCTCGGTCAGGCGGGCCCAAAGCGCGCTCGACGAACTGGCGAAGCTCATGCCCGACACCGCCGAGCGAATCACCGAAGACGGCGACACAGAGGAAGTGCCGGTGAGTGACCTCTCCGAGGGCGATCTCGTCCTCGTTCGTCCCGGCGCGAGCGTCCCCGCCGACGGCGTCGTCGAGACGGGGGAGTCGGACGTGAACGAATCGATGATCACTGGCGAGTCGATGCCCGTCTCCAAGGCGCCGGGCGACGAGGTGATCGGCGGGACGATCAACGGCGACGGGAGCCTCCGTGTCCGAATCGAGGCGACTGGTGA from Halopiger aswanensis includes the following:
- a CDS encoding HAD-IC family P-type ATPase produces the protein MLEEEATDADEAEREIENRHERGREGGREHGGHGRDDHEGHDDGDHGHGGMHEGHERMFRRRFFVSTLLSIPVLLYSEMLQDWLGFSVPAFPGSEWINPVFAVVVFAYGGVPFLRMAVPELRKRSPGMMTLISMAITVAFVYSLASVVLPTESAFFWELVTLIDIMLLGHWIEMRSVRRAQSALDELAKLMPDTAERITEDGDTEEVPVSDLSEGDLVLVRPGASVPADGVVETGESDVNESMITGESMPVSKAPGDEVIGGTINGDGSLRVRIEATGEETTLAGIMRLVEEAQEGKSETQALADRAAGWLFYVAVGAAAVTAIAWTVATSFDAAVIERVVTVLVIACPHALGLAIPLVVAINTSLAASNGMLVRDRIAMEEARNLETIVFDKTGT